The Echinicola rosea genome has a segment encoding these proteins:
- a CDS encoding M56 family metallopeptidase: MAHLIDYIWQSSFCLLFFFGIYWCFLRREKVFGFTRVFLLVTPVLALLFPLIEIPVEFSKPTISLENTDFLQYLTAQEAKEGIAASYGLPEVTVESTKLPILLEWKDYLFLGYLTIAILLIFRLLWQFLQLRLLTEKGWYQTVFNLKNSYFLIPTFGLAPVFSFFNRLFWDDSQQLKPEEKAHIIKHEIEHIRQGHSWDMMYYQILSILFWFNPGIHLMRSALIDTHEYSADANVVKQTANKDTYTNLIVKIAFKGLDLPVGNYFIRSTTLKRIMMMKNNKKTNWFKLVMVVPLTAMLLALVSMKTISTSSFFETGSSLSLANMKELIKQAQDTINVSTKVMHIPNPEHYEYVSALKDGKVIAQLGNLQYEIGNISDDEEYADVMGMINIFKHHSSFVKRYDTPELHTTADKMPVAKGGIEEWNKFLSKNLKYPTEARRLGMTGNIYIEFVVSKEGKVLQPTLKRSLGMGLDDEILRIFSLESMPEWNPGIIDGNAVNTLMVLPIRFKLKGEVAKSSSFFDTPSYTPKKEVFDVVEKMPVPKGGMDGWKEYVSNNLTYPQAAQEKGVEGTVYVSFIVDEDGTPQNPKILRGIGSGADEEAMRLVANAPKWTPGQQQGKTVPVEMKVPIKFQLDIQAIGAPKPNQLDDIVVVGYSAVSIEKDRKSRPSKPSINSSDKTEDNGEDPLYIINGEEYQKADISKVSPEDIKSINVLKGESAIEKYEKKGENGAIEITLKEGVQPPKKSDKSNNNLLQAPNKDLPTFAKGEEPIYQVDGVVYKASKVKLELSPKDIKSIEVIKSEEAGIYGSAAKNDIVVITTKNKP; encoded by the coding sequence ATGGCACATCTGATCGACTATATCTGGCAGAGTTCCTTCTGCCTCTTATTTTTTTTCGGGATATATTGGTGTTTCCTGAGAAGGGAAAAAGTTTTTGGCTTTACGCGGGTGTTTCTACTGGTCACACCCGTACTGGCCTTGTTATTCCCCTTGATAGAAATACCGGTGGAATTTTCCAAGCCCACCATATCCCTGGAAAACACGGACTTTTTACAATACTTGACAGCGCAGGAGGCCAAAGAAGGCATTGCAGCAAGTTATGGACTTCCTGAAGTAACCGTAGAAAGCACCAAGCTCCCCATTCTCTTGGAGTGGAAAGACTATTTGTTTTTAGGGTATTTGACGATAGCAATATTACTTATTTTCAGGCTGTTGTGGCAGTTCCTGCAATTAAGGCTGCTGACCGAAAAGGGTTGGTACCAAACGGTATTCAATTTGAAAAACAGCTATTTTTTGATACCTACATTCGGTCTGGCACCGGTATTTTCATTTTTCAACAGACTCTTTTGGGACGATAGCCAGCAACTAAAACCTGAAGAAAAGGCACATATCATCAAGCATGAAATAGAGCATATTCGCCAGGGGCATTCATGGGATATGATGTATTACCAGATATTGAGTATTTTATTTTGGTTTAACCCCGGTATCCATTTAATGCGAAGTGCATTAATTGACACCCACGAATATTCGGCAGACGCCAATGTCGTGAAGCAAACCGCAAACAAAGACACCTATACGAATCTTATTGTCAAAATAGCATTTAAAGGACTGGATCTTCCTGTTGGCAACTATTTCATTAGATCGACAACCTTAAAACGCATTATGATGATGAAGAACAACAAAAAAACCAATTGGTTTAAGTTGGTGATGGTGGTACCCCTGACAGCCATGTTACTGGCTCTGGTCTCCATGAAGACCATTTCTACCTCCAGCTTTTTTGAGACAGGATCCAGCTTGAGCTTGGCCAACATGAAAGAACTGATCAAACAAGCGCAGGATACGATAAATGTGAGTACTAAGGTGATGCATATTCCAAACCCTGAGCACTACGAATATGTATCAGCCCTAAAGGATGGCAAAGTCATTGCCCAACTGGGAAACCTACAATATGAAATCGGGAACATTTCCGATGATGAGGAATATGCTGACGTGATGGGAATGATAAACATCTTCAAACACCACAGCAGCTTTGTTAAAAGATACGACACCCCGGAACTGCATACCACAGCAGATAAAATGCCCGTGGCAAAAGGCGGCATAGAGGAATGGAATAAGTTTCTATCCAAAAATCTCAAGTACCCCACCGAGGCAAGAAGGCTGGGAATGACCGGTAATATTTACATCGAGTTTGTGGTGAGCAAAGAAGGCAAAGTCCTACAACCCACTCTTAAACGATCTTTGGGCATGGGCTTGGATGATGAGATTTTGAGAATTTTCTCTTTGGAAAGTATGCCTGAATGGAATCCAGGCATCATCGATGGAAACGCCGTCAATACGCTCATGGTCCTTCCTATCAGGTTTAAACTTAAGGGAGAAGTGGCCAAGTCCTCATCGTTTTTTGACACTCCTTCTTACACCCCCAAAAAGGAGGTTTTTGATGTGGTCGAAAAAATGCCTGTTCCTAAAGGAGGTATGGATGGCTGGAAAGAATATGTTTCTAACAATTTAACTTACCCGCAAGCCGCTCAGGAAAAAGGTGTAGAAGGGACAGTCTATGTCAGCTTTATCGTAGATGAAGACGGCACACCTCAAAATCCTAAAATCCTTAGGGGTATCGGCAGCGGAGCGGATGAAGAAGCCATGAGGCTAGTGGCAAACGCCCCCAAATGGACTCCAGGTCAGCAACAAGGCAAAACCGTTCCTGTAGAGATGAAAGTACCCATTAAGTTTCAACTGGATATTCAGGCTATTGGTGCTCCCAAACCAAACCAACTCGATGACATAGTGGTCGTTGGCTACAGTGCTGTGAGCATAGAGAAAGACAGAAAAAGCCGTCCATCAAAACCTTCCATAAATTCTTCAGATAAGACCGAAGACAACGGAGAAGACCCGCTTTATATAATTAACGGTGAAGAATATCAAAAGGCAGATATCAGTAAAGTTTCCCCTGAGGACATTAAATCCATCAATGTCCTGAAAGGAGAATCAGCCATTGAAAAATATGAAAAGAAAGGTGAAAATGGTGCTATTGAAATCACTTTAAAGGAGGGTGTCCAACCTCCAAAAAAATCCGATAAATCCAACAACAACCTTCTGCAAGCCCCCAATAAAGATCTCCCAACCTTTGCCAAAGGCGAAGAACCGATCTATCAAGTGGATGGTGTTGTTTACAAAGCTTCCAAGGTTAAGCTTGAGCTGTCCCCAAAAGACATCAAATCCATTGAAGTGATCAAAAGTGAAGAAGCCGGTATTTATGGCTCAGCTGCTAAAAATGATATTGTTGTCATTACCACAAAAAACAAACCTTAA
- a CDS encoding 30S ribosomal protein THX, whose product MGKGDMKSKRGKIHQGTFGKSRPRKNQNIATKKEQSQA is encoded by the coding sequence ATGGGCAAAGGAGATATGAAATCCAAAAGAGGTAAAATCCACCAAGGGACGTTTGGTAAAAGCAGACCGCGCAAAAACCAAAATATAGCGACCAAAAAAGAGCAATCACAAGCCTAA
- the metX gene encoding homoserine O-acetyltransferase MetX, with translation MNLTSPYLITDMTQETFHCEEELNLESGESLPGFEISYTTQGHLTPKKDNVIWVLHALTGDANVHEWWSGLVGEDKFFDPTKYFIVCANLLGSCYGSTQPLSENPKTGKPYYYDFPNLSTRDMAKAFDRLRQHLGIQQIDTIIGGSLGGQVALEWSYNLQEQVKKTVIVASNSKTSPWTIGFNEAQRMAIESDSTWGQNSPDAGKKGLEAARAIGMLSYRHQDIFHASQAETEEKTDHFRVSSYLRYQGQKLSNRFNALSYWVLTKAMDSHDLGRGRGGTAKALSQIKAKVLSIGINTDLLFTKEESQFISKNVPNGTYREISSIYGHDAFLVENEQLNYILTSFYLENND, from the coding sequence ATGAATCTAACATCACCGTATCTGATTACCGATATGACACAGGAAACATTCCACTGTGAAGAGGAATTAAATCTCGAATCAGGTGAATCACTACCAGGATTTGAGATCAGCTATACTACTCAAGGGCATTTGACACCAAAAAAAGACAATGTCATCTGGGTATTGCATGCACTGACCGGGGATGCCAATGTCCACGAATGGTGGAGTGGTCTGGTGGGTGAAGACAAGTTTTTTGATCCTACCAAGTACTTCATCGTCTGTGCCAACCTGCTTGGATCATGTTATGGATCCACACAGCCCCTTAGCGAAAACCCCAAAACAGGAAAACCATACTATTATGACTTCCCAAACCTGTCCACACGCGACATGGCCAAGGCTTTTGACCGTCTTCGTCAGCATTTGGGAATTCAGCAGATCGACACCATCATCGGTGGATCACTCGGAGGCCAGGTAGCGTTGGAATGGTCATACAACTTGCAAGAACAGGTAAAGAAGACCGTAATAGTAGCCTCCAACTCAAAGACCTCCCCTTGGACGATCGGCTTCAATGAAGCCCAAAGGATGGCCATCGAATCCGACAGCACTTGGGGACAAAACTCTCCAGATGCAGGCAAAAAAGGCCTCGAAGCAGCCCGTGCCATAGGCATGCTCAGCTACCGGCACCAAGATATTTTCCATGCCAGCCAAGCCGAAACGGAAGAAAAAACGGACCATTTCCGCGTAAGCTCCTACCTGCGCTACCAAGGCCAAAAACTCTCCAACCGCTTTAATGCCCTCTCCTACTGGGTGCTTACCAAAGCCATGGATAGCCATGACCTGGGCAGAGGCAGAGGAGGTACCGCAAAGGCCCTGTCACAGATCAAGGCAAAAGTCCTCTCCATCGGGATCAACACAGACTTGCTCTTCACCAAAGAAGAGTCGCAGTTTATCAGCAAAAATGTCCCCAATGGCACGTATCGTGAGATTTCTTCCATCTATGGACATGATGCGTTTTTGGTAGAAAACGAACAATTAAATTATATTCTAACTTCTTTTTACTTGGAAAACAATGACTAA
- a CDS encoding homoserine dehydrogenase translates to MTNHIGLFGFGVVGQGYYEIAKNDRLALLPKTIVVQNKNKERDHSLQFSFDPKDILDAPCDIGIELISDPVQAYDYVSSLLKSGKKIISANKKMLSAHLPELLELEKIYGGSLLYEASAAAGIPIITCLDCHFRGDHISQLQGILNGSSNYILSRLFQDDLSLQEAVKLAQENGFAEADPTLDINGSDVSSKLTILSLHAFGKYIPEGEILTLGVQHVHAADVALAKSLGLKIKLIATAKQTPQGLNMYILPALVGESDPLFLVENEYNAAKITSQNLGEQFFQGKGAGSLPTGASVYADLTKVEKGYAYSYDKLNGQKINPQSPHPTSLDAMISADSLEALKPLVASAPIHQANGKYWAVSAISTAELINQIPAIEANKVSVIALNNVLSKEDALAQIQRQETVSLK, encoded by the coding sequence ATGACTAACCACATTGGTTTGTTTGGCTTTGGAGTGGTCGGCCAAGGATATTATGAAATCGCTAAAAACGACCGCCTCGCGCTTTTACCTAAAACAATTGTCGTACAAAATAAAAATAAAGAACGAGATCATTCACTGCAGTTTTCTTTTGACCCAAAAGACATTTTGGATGCCCCTTGTGACATTGGAATAGAGCTGATCTCAGATCCTGTGCAGGCCTATGATTATGTCAGCAGCCTTTTAAAATCAGGAAAAAAAATCATTTCCGCAAACAAAAAAATGCTTTCAGCCCACTTGCCTGAGCTACTGGAACTGGAAAAAATTTATGGTGGAAGCCTACTTTATGAAGCCTCCGCTGCAGCAGGTATCCCGATCATTACCTGCTTGGACTGTCATTTTAGGGGCGATCACATCAGCCAGCTTCAAGGCATCCTCAATGGTTCTTCCAATTACATTCTTTCCCGTTTATTTCAAGATGACCTTAGCTTACAGGAAGCCGTAAAACTGGCCCAAGAAAATGGATTTGCGGAAGCGGATCCCACTTTGGACATCAATGGCAGCGATGTCAGCAGTAAACTTACCATTCTTAGCCTTCATGCCTTTGGAAAGTACATCCCCGAGGGAGAAATCCTGACCCTTGGCGTGCAACATGTCCATGCAGCAGATGTGGCACTGGCCAAATCCCTAGGGTTAAAGATCAAGCTGATCGCCACCGCAAAACAAACCCCGCAAGGCCTAAACATGTATATTCTCCCCGCTTTGGTAGGCGAAAGTGATCCGCTTTTCCTGGTAGAAAACGAATACAATGCGGCAAAAATAACTTCCCAAAACCTAGGTGAACAATTCTTCCAAGGAAAAGGTGCTGGGAGCTTACCGACTGGTGCTTCCGTTTATGCGGATTTGACCAAGGTGGAAAAGGGCTATGCCTACAGCTATGATAAGCTTAATGGCCAGAAAATCAATCCCCAAAGTCCACACCCCACCTCCTTGGACGCAATGATCAGTGCAGACAGCCTAGAAGCCCTGAAACCGCTTGTCGCCAGCGCCCCAATCCATCAAGCCAACGGTAAATATTGGGCCGTCAGTGCTATTTCTACGGCTGAGCTGATCAATCAGATCCCGGCCATAGAAGCCAATAAGGTCTCCGTCATAGCACTCAACAATGTCCTCAGCAAAGAAGATGCACTTGCCCAGATCCAAAGACAGGAAACCGTAAGCCTAAAGTAG
- a CDS encoding VOC family protein — MDYTQIKETCLYIPDLDQAQEFYHDKLGMPVISKEEGRHIFFRCGTSVLLCFIPTATKNEKVLPPHFASGKQHIAFEVAASAYPKHKAELIKKGIVITHEQEWKEGLESAYFEDPFGHVLEIVPKGIWE; from the coding sequence ATGGATTATACGCAGATCAAAGAAACTTGTCTCTATATCCCTGACTTGGATCAGGCGCAGGAATTCTATCATGACAAACTCGGTATGCCGGTAATTTCCAAGGAGGAAGGCCGGCATATTTTTTTTAGGTGTGGCACTTCCGTACTGCTTTGCTTTATTCCAACGGCCACCAAAAACGAGAAGGTACTTCCTCCCCATTTTGCCAGTGGCAAACAGCACATTGCCTTTGAGGTAGCAGCCAGTGCCTACCCGAAGCATAAAGCTGAACTGATCAAAAAGGGCATTGTCATCACACACGAGCAAGAATGGAAAGAGGGCCTTGAGAGCGCTTACTTCGAAGACCCCTTTGGCCATGTGCTGGAAATCGTGCCAAAGGGAATTTGGGAGTAG
- a CDS encoding alanine/glycine:cation symporter family protein produces the protein MKEIVEVINNIVWSYALIGLCLAAGVYFSVRTRFLQVTYLKEMFKLLFRGESSEKGVSSFQAFAIAISGRVGTGNIAGVAMAIAMGGPGAIFWMWIIAFLGGASAFVESTLGQVFKEVNDGQYRGGPAYYIEKGLGVRWYAMLFAFATIISMTLLMPGVQSNSIALSVQNAFGVPVEYTGMGITFFLGLIIIGGVKRISKVAEVVVPFMAAAYILMAIVIIGTNITEVPAVLTLIVKSAFNLEAAFSGVFGMAIAWGVKRGIYSNEAGQGTAPHAAAAAEVSHPAKQGLVQAFSVYVDTLFVCTATALMILFTGQYNVINPDGGFIKENLPGVEVGPEFTQYAVATHFPDLGSGFVAISLLFFAFTTIMAYYYIAETNLSYLNRFKDRTWSLWALRLMILGATFYGTIKTAKVAWMLGDIGVGLMAWLNVIAILLLRKPAMKTFDDYRNQLKAGKDPIFKAKEAGVENADFWK, from the coding sequence ATGAAAGAGATCGTAGAAGTCATCAATAATATCGTTTGGAGTTATGCCCTGATTGGGCTGTGCCTGGCAGCAGGGGTATATTTCTCTGTTAGAACCCGTTTTTTGCAGGTAACTTACCTGAAGGAAATGTTTAAACTTCTCTTCCGGGGAGAATCATCCGAAAAGGGAGTGTCTTCCTTTCAGGCCTTTGCCATTGCTATCTCAGGAAGGGTGGGTACCGGAAACATTGCCGGTGTGGCCATGGCCATAGCAATGGGAGGGCCTGGTGCCATCTTCTGGATGTGGATCATTGCATTTTTGGGTGGGGCTTCGGCTTTTGTAGAATCCACCTTGGGCCAGGTCTTCAAGGAAGTGAATGATGGCCAATACCGTGGTGGTCCCGCATATTATATTGAAAAAGGACTGGGCGTGAGGTGGTATGCGATGCTTTTTGCATTTGCGACCATCATCAGTATGACCTTGCTTATGCCGGGTGTGCAGAGCAATAGTATCGCCCTAAGTGTACAGAATGCCTTTGGCGTACCGGTGGAATATACTGGAATGGGCATTACATTCTTTCTGGGATTGATCATTATCGGTGGGGTAAAGCGGATTTCAAAAGTGGCTGAGGTAGTCGTGCCTTTTATGGCTGCCGCCTATATCCTCATGGCCATTGTGATCATTGGCACCAATATCACCGAGGTGCCAGCAGTGTTGACCTTGATCGTTAAGTCGGCATTTAACCTTGAGGCGGCTTTCAGTGGGGTTTTTGGAATGGCCATCGCTTGGGGAGTGAAGCGGGGCATTTATTCCAATGAAGCCGGGCAAGGTACCGCTCCCCATGCCGCTGCGGCTGCAGAGGTAAGCCATCCCGCCAAGCAAGGCTTAGTGCAGGCATTTTCGGTTTATGTGGATACCTTGTTCGTCTGTACGGCCACAGCGCTCATGATCCTTTTTACAGGCCAATACAATGTCATCAATCCAGACGGTGGATTCATCAAGGAAAACTTACCGGGCGTGGAAGTAGGTCCTGAATTTACCCAATATGCGGTGGCCACACATTTCCCGGATTTGGGCAGCGGCTTTGTAGCCATTTCACTCTTGTTTTTTGCTTTTACGACCATTATGGCCTATTACTATATCGCTGAAACCAACTTAAGTTACCTTAACCGCTTTAAGGACCGGACGTGGAGCCTTTGGGCTTTGAGGTTGATGATATTGGGAGCGACTTTTTATGGTACGATCAAGACGGCAAAGGTGGCCTGGATGCTTGGTGACATAGGTGTTGGGTTGATGGCTTGGCTAAACGTGATCGCCATTTTATTGCTTAGAAAACCGGCCATGAAAACTTTTGACGATTATAGAAATCAGCTTAAAGCTGGCAAAGACCCGATTTTCAAAGCGAAGGAAGCAGGAGTGGAAAACGCTGATTTTTGGAAGTAA
- a CDS encoding cell division protein FtsX: MGKSSRKKKRLGSFKFMSVLFSTTLSLFIVGLFGVIVIQAKTLTSIIRENIEVQVFLHKNISEADQAKLGKLLENQPYILQKDDGAQLSYITADEAAATFLEDTGEDFSKFLDDNPLRDSYVLSINEEYQTSEKMEKIVADIQKMDGVFEVTYMNDLVESINKNLMKVSIVLGAFILILVVTVIILINNTIRLALFSQRFLIRSMQLVGATRGFIRKPFLNRSFVFGALAGIISSAMLYGLIEYTKANIDGFALLQNNRMQLMLFGGLVLLGAILSLFSTLRAVNKYLRMSLDELY, translated from the coding sequence ATGGGCAAATCTTCAAGGAAAAAGAAAAGGTTAGGCAGTTTTAAATTTATGAGTGTGCTCTTCAGCACCACACTCTCACTTTTCATCGTTGGACTTTTTGGTGTCATCGTCATCCAGGCAAAGACACTCACGTCCATCATTCGTGAAAATATCGAAGTTCAGGTATTTTTACACAAAAACATCTCCGAAGCAGACCAAGCCAAGCTTGGTAAACTTTTGGAAAACCAACCTTATATTCTACAAAAAGATGATGGTGCCCAGCTATCCTACATCACCGCCGACGAAGCAGCAGCTACATTTCTAGAAGATACCGGGGAAGATTTCAGCAAATTTCTGGATGATAATCCGCTCCGTGACAGCTATGTCCTATCCATCAACGAGGAATACCAAACATCAGAAAAGATGGAAAAAATCGTAGCCGATATCCAAAAAATGGACGGAGTCTTTGAAGTAACCTACATGAACGATCTGGTAGAATCCATCAACAAGAACCTTATGAAAGTGAGCATTGTCCTTGGGGCTTTTATCTTGATTTTGGTCGTTACGGTAATTATATTGATCAATAATACCATTAGGCTGGCACTTTTCAGCCAGCGCTTTCTGATCAGGAGTATGCAGCTTGTAGGCGCCACGAGGGGATTTATCCGCAAGCCCTTCCTCAACCGCTCCTTCGTATTTGGAGCACTTGCGGGCATCATTTCCTCGGCCATGCTCTATGGCCTGATTGAATATACCAAAGCGAACATAGATGGATTTGCTTTGCTCCAAAATAACCGTATGCAACTGATGCTTTTTGGTGGATTGGTACTCTTGGGAGCCATCCTTTCCCTCTTCAGCACCCTCAGGGCAGTAAACAAGTATTTACGAATGTCATTGGACGAACTTTATTAA
- a CDS encoding DUF3098 domain-containing protein, whose protein sequence is MNNNLPFSKRNYLLMLIGIAIIVIGFIIIGLDSEPHGFGFMGLTLGPLVTLFGFLFEFYAIFSKSKSEE, encoded by the coding sequence ATGAACAACAACTTACCTTTTTCCAAGCGAAATTACCTTTTGATGCTTATTGGCATTGCCATCATCGTGATAGGATTTATCATTATCGGTCTGGACAGCGAGCCACACGGATTCGGTTTTATGGGACTTACATTGGGGCCTTTGGTCACTCTTTTTGGTTTCCTTTTTGAATTTTATGCCATTTTTTCAAAATCCAAATCCGAAGAATAA
- a CDS encoding undecaprenyl-diphosphate phosphatase: MTIIEAIILGIIQGLTEFLPVSSSGHIELGSFLLNVQAADNLLFTVVVHAATALSTIVVFRKDLANIIKDVFKFQWNDGTQFTAKILLSMIPIGIVGVLFEEQIEMLFGGKIVFVGAMLLVTAALLAFSHFAAKREGNVTFPKALVIGIAQTIAIMPGISRSGSTIATALLIGVEKERATRFSFLMVLLPILGASGIKLIKYLEDPSLAEGISMTVLSAGFIAAFIAGLAACIWMINIVKRGKLIYFAVYCAIVGLIAVIGGLTL, from the coding sequence ATGACCATCATCGAAGCGATTATCCTGGGCATCATTCAGGGATTAACTGAATTTTTGCCTGTTTCCAGCAGTGGACACATTGAGCTGGGCTCTTTCTTATTGAATGTCCAAGCAGCAGACAACCTGCTGTTTACCGTGGTCGTCCATGCAGCTACTGCCCTAAGTACCATCGTGGTTTTCCGAAAGGACCTTGCCAATATCATCAAGGATGTCTTCAAATTCCAATGGAACGATGGCACGCAATTTACTGCCAAGATTTTATTGTCCATGATCCCCATAGGCATTGTTGGGGTATTGTTTGAAGAGCAAATCGAAATGCTTTTTGGGGGAAAAATAGTATTTGTGGGCGCCATGCTACTGGTCACCGCTGCTCTTTTGGCTTTTTCACACTTTGCCGCCAAGCGGGAAGGAAATGTCACCTTCCCCAAAGCACTGGTCATCGGCATTGCCCAGACCATCGCCATCATGCCGGGCATCAGCAGGTCCGGATCGACCATTGCCACGGCGCTGCTGATCGGCGTGGAAAAAGAACGGGCCACGCGGTTTTCGTTCTTGATGGTCCTACTGCCGATCCTGGGAGCCTCTGGAATCAAACTGATCAAATATTTGGAAGATCCCAGCCTAGCGGAAGGCATCTCCATGACCGTTCTTTCTGCGGGATTTATCGCTGCTTTTATCGCTGGTCTGGCAGCTTGTATCTGGATGATCAATATTGTAAAGAGAGGCAAACTTATTTATTTTGCTGTCTATTGTGCCATTGTCGGTTTGATCGCCGTCATTGGCGGATTAACACTATAA
- the truB gene encoding tRNA pseudouridine(55) synthase TruB gives METPYGEIFLVNKPYRWTSFDVVKKIRNTLKIKKVGHAGTLDPLATGLLIVCAGKKTKSINDFMGQEKEYTGTFVLGKTTASYDLEQEVENVADPSHLSFAAIQEACKTLTGDIMQVPPAHSAIKKDGKRVYEAARKGIDVKLDPRPVTISTFEITKCELPEIDFRIVCSKGTYIRSLARDLGEALQVGAYMSALTRTRIGDFHLSDAADVSAIVEKIKGEANS, from the coding sequence ATGGAAACACCTTACGGAGAAATATTCCTGGTCAACAAACCTTACCGCTGGACCTCTTTTGATGTGGTCAAAAAGATCAGGAATACCCTCAAAATCAAAAAAGTAGGCCATGCGGGTACTTTGGATCCACTGGCAACAGGATTATTGATCGTTTGTGCCGGCAAGAAGACCAAAAGCATCAATGATTTTATGGGACAGGAGAAGGAATATACGGGGACTTTTGTCCTTGGCAAAACCACCGCTTCTTACGACCTGGAGCAGGAGGTAGAAAACGTGGCCGATCCCTCGCACCTTTCCTTTGCCGCCATCCAAGAGGCTTGCAAAACCCTCACCGGTGACATCATGCAGGTCCCTCCTGCCCATTCTGCGATCAAGAAAGATGGCAAAAGGGTCTATGAAGCTGCCAGGAAGGGCATTGATGTAAAGCTGGACCCCAGGCCAGTGACCATATCGACATTTGAGATCACAAAATGTGAACTTCCTGAAATAGATTTTCGTATTGTCTGTTCCAAGGGTACGTATATCAGGAGCCTCGCCAGGGACTTGGGCGAAGCACTTCAAGTAGGTGCTTATATGTCTGCCCTCACGCGCACACGGATTGGTGACTTCCACCTTTCTGATGCTGCTGACGTCAGTGCCATAGTAGAAAAAATCAAAGGAGAAGCCAACTCATGA
- a CDS encoding bifunctional riboflavin kinase/FAD synthetase, which produces MKIYEGLDHFKPVKHAVVTSGTFDGVHLGHQKILDRIDNMAEKMRGETVLITFWPHPRLVLYPEDHNLRLLTTFEEKARLLEMFGIDHLITIPFTKDFSQMTSEEFIQKVLIEKIQTEKLVIGYDHRFGKNREGSFEHLMENKVRYGFDIEEISREDIDHVGISSTKIRAALLEGNVTEANEFLGREYELNGIVIKGQQIGRSIDFPTANIHVPNNYKLIPGDGAYAVRVGVGQEMYYGMLNIGNRPTVDGIEKTVEAHLFDYSDNLYDKQITVYFTEFLRPERKFANLEELKGQLERDKKKARQILGL; this is translated from the coding sequence ATGAAGATTTACGAAGGCCTGGACCATTTTAAACCCGTCAAACATGCCGTTGTCACCAGCGGTACCTTTGACGGTGTCCACCTGGGACATCAAAAAATCCTTGACCGCATAGACAACATGGCCGAAAAAATGCGTGGGGAAACCGTCTTGATTACTTTTTGGCCGCATCCCCGGCTAGTGCTGTATCCCGAGGATCACAACTTGCGGCTGCTGACGACTTTTGAAGAAAAAGCTCGGCTATTGGAGATGTTTGGCATTGACCATTTGATTACCATTCCCTTTACCAAGGATTTTTCCCAAATGACCAGTGAGGAATTTATCCAGAAAGTGCTGATCGAAAAAATCCAAACCGAAAAGCTTGTCATCGGGTATGATCACCGGTTTGGCAAGAACCGGGAAGGCAGTTTTGAGCATTTGATGGAAAACAAAGTGCGCTATGGCTTTGATATCGAGGAAATCTCCAGAGAAGACATCGACCATGTCGGGATCTCCAGTACCAAAATAAGGGCTGCCCTGCTCGAAGGCAACGTAACGGAAGCCAATGAATTTCTGGGCCGGGAATATGAACTCAACGGCATCGTGATCAAAGGCCAGCAAATCGGTCGCTCCATAGACTTCCCCACGGCGAATATCCATGTGCCTAACAACTACAAACTTATCCCTGGCGATGGTGCCTATGCTGTGCGGGTAGGTGTGGGACAAGAAATGTATTATGGAATGCTCAATATCGGCAACCGTCCCACAGTGGATGGCATAGAAAAAACCGTGGAAGCCCATCTTTTTGATTATAGTGATAACTTATACGATAAACAAATCACTGTTTATTTCACGGAATTTTTGAGGCCGGAAAGAAAATTTGCAAATTTAGAAGAGCTAAAAGGCCAACTGGAAAGAGACAAGAAAAAAGCAAGGCAAATCCTTGGTCTATAG